TGACGAGCGGTTAGCTGGTGTGTCGGAGAGGTAGAGGAGAGCCCGAGCAGCCGACTGAGCACACTCCAGTTTAGGACAGGAATCTTTGGGTGGAGCCGCAGTGGGGGACGATGGGGCAgaggaaacagacacacacaggaggagaagaggaacaCCACCTGCATGAAAAATAGAGAATGTTTTATAATATAATGAACATTAATTTGGTCATGTGAATACAGGTTTCCAGTTATAGGCATGTTTGATTTCCAGATATATTCAATTCACTATAATCCATGacaattaaaatcaaatcagcaAAAATGTTCCATTTTAAAAGTTTCAGATACAGTTTCTGTTgaacaattaatcaattatttgATAAGTGGTGCAGCTGAAAGGATAcgtctgtttctctgcaggactCTGGCCTCAATATAACACCCTTATAATAAGTCAGAGAATGAGAACAATACAAATATCATTTTCCTAAATAATGTCCTCTAGTGGCGACTCACATTCTTTTAAAAAGTCAGTTCATTTAGCATTGCAATGCCAAAATCTACGACTGCTTCAGACTGTGGATCTGATAATTCCACAACTAATGAAccaattaaaaaagaaacagtaacTCAGTAGGTGATCTTGTCGTGCATTATACATACACGTTTAAACTTGCACAATCATATTGTAAATCTCAAAACATGAAGATTGAAATGCATGTCCCACTGCACATATGTTCTGTAAAAACCTAAATCACACCTCACCATTAGTCCGTACATGCTTATTCCTTCCAACTAACAGGTAATCAATACCTGTTACTACTATTCTGCTCCtactgcaaaacatttttaaaattaacatttaaatgctGAACTGTCAGCGAAAAATAACGTAGTGAGGGACACTAACATTTCAGACTTACCAGCAGAGTGAATAAGTGCTGAGCTTTCTGGATCCATGGCCAAGTTCCCCAAAGCCCTTGCTGCTCGATTCTGGACGGTCTCCAGGGCTACATTTCTCTTCAGGATCTCCACTGAGACCAGGACAGTGAGATTTCAGCAATTAATTGtgaacatacatacagtatattaaatatTCTAATAAAAACCATGTTCaaaaattaatcattttaagACAAAAACTCCACATAAGCATGTAAATCACCACCTACCTACAATAGTTATTCCATCAAGCTTGCGAACctgcagtgaaaaacatttaactgtgAGCAGTTTTAATGGTTGATTTCATAAATACCTCAACACTTTCTTGGTTACTTCTTATATCTCACCTCTATACGTGTCTCCAGCTCAGTGCAGCAGTTGGCCAGGATACTCAGAGCCAGGTCCAGTGTTTTCCTGGAGCACTCTGAGTGTTTAAGTAAGTCCAGCAGGGGCCGAAGACCTCCCTGGGTTCTGAACCTGGCAATGCCAGCCTTGTCACCCTTGATGTGTTGTGTGCGTATGGCAACCAGAGCACGCCACTGAGAGACTCTGGACCTCTTGTCCATGTCAGCCTTACCATTCCCCTGGTGGTCAGCCCCTGATCCGGGTCTGCAGAGGTGAGCCAGGCACCAGGTCAAAGAAGACTCTGGTGATGATGGGTGCCCCTCCCTGGAGGGTGCTCGAGATTGCAAAGGTGATGCAGCCATGCTCTCTGTGATAGGCAGGTAATCACTTATAATGTCCTCCTCTCAGTTTGGACAGATATTACAGACAACAGTGCGCATCACTGGAGGCTTGCAGCGACATACTGAGGAATTCAACATGTTCTTTCACTGCAAACTGTTAGTCGATCTGCTCAAACTGTGCGTTCATTCATATCTTCGTCAAAGTTTCCGCAAAAAACAAGTCTCCCGCGGTCAGAAAACTACAGATACCAGCATGAAAAACGAAAGTCGTATCACCTGACACCGCAGTCGCTGACGGGAGATGGAGTTCCAACAGCTTCGGTCCACTCCCTAAAAACAGGCCTACATCGTGAGGAAGGCCGAACAGGCGTTATTCTACGTGATGAACTTGTATTTGTTCAATGTAACATATTGTTGCACATCAAATGACGAACTAAAGCTCTATTTCATCAATGTTTTGTTACCACTGGCCGAATAATTTTtgtgaaacaaaatgcaatCGCCTGTGTTAGCCGCTAACGCCATCTTTAgccaaacaacaaaacagggGCGGCAGAGGCAGGGAGCAGGGAGCGAAGAGGTGGGTCAGTTAGATATACGCTGGGACTTGTAGTTCAAACCTCGCCGACTTTCATCTGCCGCGGTGCATTTCCGCTCTTAAACAAACTACATTCccagtgacagtgaaaatcGGCAGCTCGCGGTGCAAGCGTTGTAGAGTTTAGGGATTGTAGTTTTGTTGATAAGACTTCACTACTCAGAAGTCCATTTGGATCAACCGAAACGGACTACACTTCCCGAGCTGCCAAGTGACGTTGTTATAGTCATCGTTTTACTCGATGCATCGGTTCCTCCGAGTTGTTAAATTCCACGATAGATACAGCGCTAATATATGAACAGCTTAGACTGAAATGATTGGTATTTAACAGCATGGAGGTGATCGAGACAATTGTGATACAAAGTACTGAAGTGGAAGGGAAGGAAGCTGTCGTGTCCAGCGTGGACGCCGATAAAACCAAAGCAGGTTGGTACTTGCAGCTTGAAGTAAACAGGTTTCATCCAGTCATCGCGTGATGCGAGGAGGGTCTGATGAGTGCGCAGTACCTGCCTACTGCGGTTCATTATAGCTGCTCATAAACTGTGGTTCAGACGGTGCTACTGCCATGAATCAGAATTACAAATCACCTGGTGATCTCTGATGTCAAAGAGGTGTCCCTGTGTGTCttaaatagaataataaaaaaaaaagaaacatgttcaATGCAGGGTCATCAAAATATCAGCCAATGACACGGTCcacctttgtttttctctctagAATTTATTTGGACACTGCAGGCCACGTGGCACCTTGTCAACACCAGACTTGAAATGGATCAGGCTTTTGATCAGCCTGTgtgcaagaaaaagaaactttGGGAGATGGTGGCAGAGAAGATGAATGGCAAACTGAGGGAGTCAGAGGTTACAGACGTCACTGTGAAGGCATATGAATGTGACCTGAAGTGGAGAAACATGCTGGCCACATACAGGAAGAACGCAGAGCGAGCCAAGAGACTGGGGGCGGCCAGTGTCCACTGGGAGTTCTTCAAGGCCATGCACGAGGTCCTGGGCAAGAGCAGGGAGGAGATCGAAGCCCAGCGCAGGGCCAAGCTCAGTGGGACCAGAGTGGGGAAGGCCATAGCCAGCAAGAGGTTCACTCCCATCCTCCCCACGCCTCCAGTCACACCCGCGCCATGCCCTGCCCGGCCTCCTCAGGACATCCTCCAGCTGTACATGGAGCTGCAAGAGAGGAAGATGAACATGTGGGCCCAGCAGAAAGCCTTGGAGGAGAGGAAGATCGAGGCCATCAACAACCTGGCCCAGGCCATCTCCAGTCTGGCACAGAAGAACAGCACACAGACGACGAAGGATGGACGTTAGATTGGAACATCTAACAAACATCTTatcaaaacatttatgtttCCGCATGAGGAAACTGTCGAGTATGTTTATAGTATGTATCCTCAGAATGAGCACATTTCTGGTGCTACGTGTTATAGAATAGGCTGATCAGTCACAACTCTGTAGAGCTGAAGGTAGCAgttcagaaaacaaaagcagacatTAACTTACCCAGGGCAGCTCTTGCTTATATAGCAAACAGTTTTGGGTTGTGGattatagatttatttatttttataccagaacagaaaagtaaaaaatggtTGTTTGAGGGAAAATCCGactcattttcaacaaaaatatcacaaacaaaaaagattaaTGTGGGTTCCTACTATCACTGTTTTAGTTATTGGTATTAACTTATGCAATagtaggactttttttttttttttatacaattgCCCCATAAATTAAAGTATGAATGACACAATCATTGTTCAAGACGTCATAGAATAAAACTTCGCAATTTTCTGTGAAGATAACACAGTTGTTTATACTGATAATTACTTTTAAACAGTATTAATAATGGTATCCATAGGCATGCTAGTACTATGCTGTATTAATACAGAATCTTTACTAAATGGTATGAACATAATTTGTTATATGTTCTACTAAACAGCTCTACAATAAATACAAGCAGCTTTCTTTGTTtagctttatttgttttattttgaaagctttACCAGAAGTATTGGTACACGAGTAAATTTAGAATAATCAGTTTTCACTGCTCATGGTAAActaacagaaatgaaataatgtttttgtatagtgtaaataaatacaaaaaaactagtggtcagtgttgtgtgtgtgtgtacagactTGGCAGATTTTGTTAAATCTTACAAAACTGTTCATTTAGGAGTCACATCATGTGAGTTTCTAAACAACAAATCTGAGATGGCGTCACGTCTGCATACACCCTCTTCATCTActtccccctctccctcttGGATTACAGCTTCCTCTTTTTCAACTTCTCCCTGAACCACTTGTCCCAAGTCCAAAAATACATTGTGCAACAAACAGGCAGTCAGCACGACAGCTCTGGCTCGGTCATAGTTCCCAATATCAAGATACCTGAGCCTTTGAAATCTGGTTTTCAAATTGGCAACAGCCTGATCCAGAATCTGAAAATGCTCTTCCAACGTCTTGTTAAAGAGCTCCTCTCTTAGGCTGTGACTTCTTGTGTACGGGGTTAAAATCTGAGCAGTTAGCGGGTAGCCGGTTCTGGCCACGAGGCAGGATCCAGGAGGCATCAGTTCAGGATGCTGTTTGAGTTTGTCTCTCAGAGCGCTGCCTCTGTGTACGTCTGATCCTTTGCTGATTCTGCAGTGTAAGAAATGCCCCCTACGGTCACATACAAGCTCAAGGTTTAACCAGGAGTCAGGATGGGCCTCTTTCTTCATGCGCTTCACCTCAGCAGCTGTGCTCTCCACATCATGTTTTCCTATGGGCAGGCGGACCGGAATCCGGGTGTATCCCAACACTCCCAAGACCTGGGGAATATTTTggtttctcttctcctccttctctagACTGGTAAGGGGGAAAAGGGCCTCTACAGCCTCTCTGCCTGGAGAACAGATAGAAAGCACCCCCACCATTGTCATTTTCAACCCTGTTTAGCACTCGGATCATAAACACCATTGCACTGATCATCTGACAAATCTCCCACAAACAACGCTGCATTCAACCCACCGACTGGCCATCTGATCTGCTTCTCCTCCAGCATGTTGATGCgctcacagaaagaaaagaagatcCTGTGGATGTTTCCTTTCTCCAGGTGGAAGCGGCGGGACACAGAGCGGTAGCTGACTCGCTCAGAGAGCAAGGTGAGGGACAGCAGGACGGTGTGAGACAGTGATAAGCGAGCGCGTCCAGCCATTCGAGCCCTGGATTTAGAGCTCTGAAGCAGGTCTGTGATGTACTGatgagacattaaaaaaaaaaaaaagaaaaagaaaaaattgtcACAGTGGCTCTCATCACTCAGCTAGTAGAGATTCATTTGGTACTTTATTGGAATTCATCATCCATATTTATAACCTTACAGGCAGGGATGGCACCAAAATCATATCCACCTGCAAAAACAATGTTAGTTGTGCAGCTGTTTGTAACATTTTCTATCTATTCCTCTTTACACCTGATATGAGACGACAACCAGTTAAGTTGTTGGGATCTTCACAGTGTTAAGTTACACTCCAATGACATATCACATGGAATGCCAAGAAGTGTTTAGGAAGTATCTGATCTTATAGGTAAGGATATTGTTCTCTTGTTCTAAATGATGCTGAATGATGCTTCATCTTACAGGTCTGACAGCGGAAACTGCTCTTGCTGTTCTCTGGAAAAGCCAGATGTGTAACAATAAAGCACTGGAGTCAGAAAAGGTAGAAAATTCACAGATTTGGGCACAAACGCGGAAGTTTTACTCTGTTACCTTGACTGCTGCACCGTCCACAGTGTCCAGTCGCTCCCGGGCCCCTGACGTCGCCACCTCTGGGGGACTGGGTGTTGTGGTTCCCGTGTGTAAACCCCGGGACTCCGTGTTTGCTTGACTCTGCAGCAACTGGACGTATATAGCAGGGGGAGGCTGAGGTTTTAGTTTTGCCAACAGGTCAGCCTCCAGGATCTCTTCCACCGCCTGGTCCAGCCGCTGCTCCAGCTCGCCGGAGGACAGAGGCTGCCACTCCCGCTCCACTATGTCCAGCACGGCTCTGCCCGCcgacaacacacactcactgacgTCCATTTACACCGAGGACGGACATCCCACAGTGTAAAGACTGAAGCATGCCGTGTGTGGCAGCGCGGCTGTCGTAGCGGTATGCTAACCGGCTACCGTATGCTGCATTCAAGTGCTGTCGTAAAGTTCAACGACCCGTGAGAAGTTCAGGCACCGCGAGCTGATTAGTAAAGTCGGCCCTGTCATTGTTATGTGCTCTTTAGCAAAGTTAAAACacgttttatttgttaaaactATTTTACGTTACTGTAAATGCCAAATTTTAGACCTGGAACAATTAGTCAATGTAGTGGCACAAATTTATTTAACTATTCtggtaataaattaaatattgaatTATCAAGTCTTTGGCTTTACACTCGAATGTGATGATTTGCGTTTGGTTACCAATAACACAATCCCGACTGTACTGGTTGATTGATAGTACACCCCTTCCCATACAGTACACTTCACACAGCACCACAGGAACTGCTGCTATATGGACTAACAAAATGTGCATAATGACTGCCAAAGCATTCACTGCAAAAACACTACAGCGCAGAAGTGTGAAAAACaactgttttaatgttaaatcaGTTACAAGTGCAACTCAGATCATGTTCCACTGTTTAACAGCTTTGAAAGCAAATGCTTTCCGTTAAGGTCaacaatttcatttaaaacatcagGTCAGAATACACATTCCTGTTTCaataaggtgattttttttttttactctaaatTGTAGTTTGGCTTTTTTAGCTTATGGAGACCCAGTGTTATATACTTTAActtgttgatgtttttatggGCTGAAGGGTTCATCTCCGCCTCTCCCTAACTTTGAGGCAAACACTGTATGAAGGTACTAATggcaaataataaaacataagtTGCAGAATGAACTTATATTAAATGGACAGTGACTCTGCCCTAAACGGAGGGTCAAATATGCAGCTCCATAACCACTGGCACGATTCCATAACTCATCACACATCtgtttacatttcttttaataaaaCTTAGGTCCAATGATTTCATGAGCTACAATCAAACACTGAAGAGGAAAACCAGTTAGTTACCATCTCTTTTAGTAAGAAATTCATCACTAATTCACTTTTGATCACTGCTGTGCCTGTTGGTCGGTTTATTTTCAATGTCAGATTCATGCCAGAGTTACGTGTTGTAGATACCCACAACTGAGTGCATTCAGTCTCAGTAGCTTCTGTGAAAAGCTACAGTACGAAAACGACTGTTGATAAAGTACAAAGAAATGTTCATATTAATGCCAGATCGTCTGCCAACAAGTGAATCAATTTTTAGATTCATATTGTTCAAAAGTTATTGAAATACAGATAGTAACTTAAAAATTCACAATCTCCTACCTATTGTCTCAACACATGGAggccaaagacaaaaaaacatgttaaatccTAGCAATAGTTtaataaagaaacacacaaacataaaagcCTAAAAACTGCCACACTTTGTCACCTCCCATATTTAAgccagcaaaataaaaaactagTAAGGCAGCATTAGCCTTACCCCAAATAAAGACTAGAATTTATTAAATACGAGGTACAACTCTTTATGTTCAGCCTTTGCAAATCCCATGGATGACTGACAGTGTCATGACAAGTCCGTCAGGTATCTCTGAAGGGTCTTGTGTGAAATTATCAATTTATCTAGCATGCGTTCACCGATTTCAGGACAAATGAACCACTGAGAAGCACCTGCCCTCACATTTACAACAAGGGGAATCCATGTAATTGATTTTGCCCCACTGAAGAGCTGTCGTCTGCAAGGTAAACTCACCCGCTGAGGCATCACTTCCAAAAATTCAACCCCTCCCTAACCCTGTGCGTCCTCCCTCTGACCCCCTGTGTGTCCCTCCTATTTCCGCGCCCCCACCCCCGCTCACTGTACAGCCTGCTCATTGGCTGTGCTCCCTGAGTCCTGGGGCTTCATGACGTCAGGGAGCTCTGGCGGAGTGGAGAAGGGCTCAATCCTCAGCTGCTCAAAAGAATCATCTAGGGGaatgacagagagacagtgaaaacagtgaaaggAGACATGAGGCAGAAAGTAAATCCAATCAAAGCAGATAATCCGAGGTGATTTATGAACAAGCCCGATGGTTGCCACAATTACAACACTAACTGAATATTCTCTAATATGGAGCTGATCAAAAGGTGAAATACATACCACTCAGACGGAAAGCTAATCCCACTGTGGCTGGTGCCTGAGGTCGAGCTGTTTGATTTGTAAAGCCACAATTTCCAAGTGTTTGACTGTCATTAAGCAGCACATCATCCtggtgaaggaaaaaaaagtagtgTAGATCCATCTGTTCATTGCCAGAAAGTTTAAAGtgtatttaaaatcatttatgtTTCAAGCTAAACAATCCTTTAAACTGTCTGGCATATAAAACATGCAGGGGGAAAATATTTCAAGCTAAGTATTTGGCTTTTTAATGCTCGGCTACTGGTGGGTTTTATGTTCTGACAATATAACTTACTGGAAAAATCAATTGAGAAACTCATTATGGATAAAATCATTAGACAAGTATGCTCCAGTGAACTAATCACTTCAGCATACTTTATTTGttaaaaagtcattaaaatCCAAAAAGGTCTGCTCATTGATTTATAACTTTGCACATAGAAAAAGTCTAGCACAGAAATAACAGATTAACTAACTCATAAATGGTGCTGGTGCTGCAACTACATATAGTTTTCACTATCAATTGATTTTTCAACTAAAAAAATAGtccataaaatgtgaaaaaaacaaaaaaaaattgcagtttAACCAGCCCATAAtgatattttcagtttgcttgttttgtctgaccaactCATTGCAAAATTGAAGATATTCAACGTTATGTCATATAATGCTGGTAAAATAAACTGGTAAATACTCACATGTGAAGCTTATAGCAGAGG
This genomic window from Mastacembelus armatus chromosome 8, fMasArm1.2, whole genome shotgun sequence contains:
- the LOC113141085 gene encoding uncharacterized protein LOC113141085, coding for MEVIETIVIQSTEVEGKEAVVSSVDADKTKAEFIWTLQATWHLVNTRLEMDQAFDQPVCKKKKLWEMVAEKMNGKLRESEVTDVTVKAYECDLKWRNMLATYRKNAERAKRLGAASVHWEFFKAMHEVLGKSREEIEAQRRAKLSGTRVGKAIASKRFTPILPTPPVTPAPCPARPPQDILQLYMELQERKMNMWAQQKALEERKIEAINNLAQAISSLAQKNSTQTTKDGR
- the LOC113141084 gene encoding protein ALP1-like, producing the protein MDVSECVLSAGRAVLDIVEREWQPLSSGELEQRLDQAVEEILEADLLAKLKPQPPPAIYVQLLQSQANTESRGLHTGTTTPSPPEVATSGARERLDTVDGAAVKYITDLLQSSKSRARMAGRARLSLSHTVLLSLTLLSERVSYRSVSRRFHLEKGNIHRIFFSFCERINMLEEKQIRWPVGREAVEALFPLTSLEKEEKRNQNIPQVLGVLGYTRIPVRLPIGKHDVESTAAEVKRMKKEAHPDSWLNLELVCDRRGHFLHCRISKGSDVHRGSALRDKLKQHPELMPPGSCLVARTGYPLTAQILTPYTRSHSLREELFNKTLEEHFQILDQAVANLKTRFQRLRYLDIGNYDRARAVVLTACLLHNVFLDLGQVVQGEVEKEEAVIQEGEGEVDEEGVCRRDAISDLLFRNSHDVTPK
- the elob gene encoding elongin-B, which gives rise to MLLSSCRCAVEASFFFPVFNQPQEMDVFLMIRRHKTTIFTDAKESTTVYELKRIVEGILKRPPEDQRLYKDDVLLNDSQTLGNCGFTNQTARPQAPATVGLAFRLSDDSFEQLRIEPFSTPPELPDVMKPQDSGSTANEQAVQ